A single region of the Longimicrobium sp. genome encodes:
- a CDS encoding BamA/TamA family outer membrane protein: MSPTSFARSARLGLLAAIAPAGLAAQSIAMAENGGTSAPAPRAALTAEAVPGAAYRAGRVQRMVLGTGYRTLWATPASVEVLDVASYAGGLTPTRTGGDFSTRSLRFRGADGLEYVFRPVDKDVTQGLHPHLKNTMVDRVVQDQVSVALPGAVLVASALQTAAGVRHAPPRLVVLPDDASLGAFRAEFAGRLGTIEERPGDTFGGAAAVEATEEMLSALATGPAHRADAEAYLNARLLDVVMGDWDRHDGQWRWARFDRGGTQLWTPIARDRDNAFSRHGGLVATFGRGMMPKLVTFDSTMAGLRGLTDNAQHLDRQLLSGLSKETWDATVRSLQARLTDAAIDEAVRRLPGEHYSRAGATLAYTLRARRDQLPTVADAFYRQLAEVVDVHATDASERVTVERMADGAVLVKVAPRTGGEPTFSRRFAHGETREIRIHLAGGDDAAIVTGAAPITPLVRVIGGAGDDTLRDESPAAAGRRTVFHDSEGTNAIAAGTGARVDTRAYTRPVRARSFDNPEAEQDRGTTRSFGPHLGYTADAGPIVGGAMTWTTRGFRREGFAQRQRIRAEFAPMQTGFALDVQHIGRGMDGTSLLVHARASQIDPFRFHGFGNETANDGPRDRYLVDQTVVTLESEVGKELGSGLRLGVGPAVRYRSASADEDTPFFIVAPLGTDAYTTAGLRSTMEWDGRDAAAFPTRGGWARVTAEGHRGMGGDVGGFGRARGEGAAYLPVIRGTTLAMRAGGERVWGEFPVQEAAFLGGGESLRGFSRKRFAGDAAVWGNAELRASLGTANLAVTRGNLGAIVLADAGRVYFDGRSEGGWHPTYGGGLYFSMLDRAYTGTIIAARGEDGWKAYVKLGLPF; this comes from the coding sequence GCTACGCCGGCGGCCTGACCCCCACCCGCACCGGCGGCGACTTCAGCACCCGCTCGCTCCGCTTCCGCGGCGCGGACGGGCTGGAGTACGTCTTCCGCCCGGTGGACAAGGACGTGACGCAGGGGCTCCACCCCCACCTCAAGAACACGATGGTGGATCGCGTGGTGCAGGACCAGGTGAGCGTGGCGCTTCCGGGCGCGGTGCTCGTCGCCTCCGCCCTGCAGACGGCCGCCGGGGTGCGGCACGCGCCGCCGCGGCTGGTGGTGCTGCCGGACGACGCGTCGCTGGGTGCCTTCCGCGCGGAGTTCGCGGGGCGGCTGGGGACCATCGAGGAGCGGCCGGGCGACACCTTCGGGGGCGCCGCGGCGGTGGAAGCGACGGAGGAGATGCTGTCGGCGCTCGCCACCGGCCCCGCCCACCGCGCGGACGCCGAGGCCTACCTCAACGCCCGCCTGCTGGACGTGGTGATGGGGGACTGGGACCGGCACGACGGCCAGTGGCGCTGGGCCCGCTTCGACCGCGGCGGCACGCAGCTGTGGACCCCCATCGCCCGCGACCGTGACAACGCCTTCTCGCGCCACGGCGGCCTGGTGGCCACGTTTGGCCGCGGCATGATGCCCAAGCTGGTGACCTTTGACAGCACGATGGCGGGGCTGCGCGGCCTCACGGACAACGCGCAGCACCTCGACCGTCAGCTCCTCTCCGGGCTCTCCAAGGAGACGTGGGACGCGACGGTCCGCTCGCTCCAGGCGCGCCTGACCGACGCCGCCATCGACGAGGCGGTGCGCCGCCTTCCGGGCGAGCACTACTCGCGGGCCGGCGCCACGCTGGCGTACACCCTCCGCGCCCGCCGCGACCAGCTGCCGACCGTGGCGGACGCCTTCTACCGCCAGCTCGCCGAAGTGGTCGACGTGCACGCCACCGACGCCTCGGAGCGCGTCACGGTGGAGCGCATGGCGGACGGCGCCGTGCTGGTGAAGGTGGCCCCGCGCACCGGTGGCGAGCCCACCTTCAGCCGCCGCTTCGCCCACGGCGAGACGCGCGAGATCCGCATCCACCTGGCCGGCGGCGACGACGCGGCCATCGTGACCGGCGCGGCCCCCATCACCCCGCTGGTGCGCGTCATCGGCGGCGCGGGCGACGACACGCTGCGCGACGAGTCGCCGGCCGCCGCGGGGCGCCGCACCGTCTTCCACGACAGCGAGGGCACCAACGCCATCGCGGCGGGGACCGGCGCCCGGGTGGACACGCGGGCGTACACCAGGCCGGTCCGCGCCCGCTCCTTCGACAACCCGGAGGCGGAGCAGGACCGCGGCACCACCCGCTCCTTCGGCCCGCACCTCGGCTACACGGCGGACGCCGGCCCCATCGTGGGCGGCGCCATGACCTGGACGACCCGCGGCTTCCGCCGCGAGGGCTTCGCGCAGCGCCAGCGGATCCGCGCCGAGTTCGCGCCGATGCAGACCGGCTTCGCGCTCGACGTGCAGCACATCGGCCGCGGCATGGACGGCACCTCGCTCCTGGTGCACGCCCGCGCCTCGCAGATCGACCCCTTCCGCTTCCACGGCTTCGGCAACGAGACCGCCAACGACGGCCCGCGCGACCGCTACCTGGTGGACCAGACGGTGGTGACGCTGGAGTCGGAGGTCGGGAAGGAGCTGGGCTCGGGGCTGCGGCTGGGTGTGGGCCCGGCGGTGCGCTACCGCAGCGCCAGCGCGGACGAGGACACCCCCTTCTTCATCGTGGCGCCGCTGGGCACGGACGCCTACACCACCGCCGGCCTGCGCTCCACCATGGAGTGGGACGGGCGCGACGCGGCGGCCTTCCCCACGCGCGGCGGCTGGGCGCGGGTGACGGCCGAGGGGCACCGCGGGATGGGTGGTGACGTGGGCGGCTTTGGGCGGGCGCGCGGCGAGGGCGCGGCGTACCTGCCGGTGATCCGCGGCACCACGCTGGCGATGCGTGCCGGCGGCGAGCGGGTGTGGGGCGAGTTCCCGGTGCAGGAAGCGGCCTTCCTGGGCGGCGGCGAGTCGCTGCGCGGCTTCTCCCGCAAGCGCTTCGCAGGCGACGCCGCGGTGTGGGGGAACGCGGAGCTGCGCGCCTCGCTGGGCACGGCCAACCTGGCGGTGACGCGCGGCAACCTGGGCGCCATCGTCCTGGCCGACGCGGGCCGCGTGTACTTCGACGGCCGCTCCGAGGGCGGCTGGCACCCCACGTACGGCGGCGGCCTGTACTTCTCGATGCTGGACCGCGCCTACACGGGCACCATCATCGCCGCCCGCGGCGAAGACGGCTGGAAGGCATACGTGAAGCTCGGCCTCCCGTTCTAA
- a CDS encoding GNAT family N-acetyltransferase encodes MTHSDGYPFADLELARRLERTEGRANAAFVDARARLDPASGATWMEAAGAYAMFDGVESPLTQTFGLGLFAEAGDEDLARIEAFFEGRGAPVFHEVSPLADSALVARLSARGYHPIELTSVLFRPTAGELSGPRTPGLTVRRTSREEADRWAGVAAEGWASEAPELGDFMLALGRISANAEGYHGFLAELDGEPVAAGGLSLGEGVALLAGASTIPAARRQGAQLALLQARLRFAAEQGYPLAMMGALPGSASQRNAERQGFRIAYTRIKWQLRRA; translated from the coding sequence ATGACGCACTCGGACGGCTATCCCTTCGCCGATCTGGAGCTGGCGCGAAGGCTGGAGCGCACCGAGGGGCGCGCCAACGCGGCGTTCGTGGATGCGCGCGCGCGGCTCGACCCCGCCAGCGGCGCCACGTGGATGGAGGCGGCGGGCGCGTACGCGATGTTCGACGGCGTGGAGTCGCCGCTCACGCAGACCTTTGGGCTCGGCCTCTTCGCGGAGGCCGGTGACGAGGATCTCGCGCGCATCGAGGCGTTCTTTGAGGGCCGCGGCGCCCCGGTGTTCCACGAGGTCAGCCCCCTGGCCGACTCCGCGCTCGTCGCCCGTCTGTCGGCGCGCGGCTACCACCCCATCGAGCTCACGAGCGTCCTCTTCCGCCCCACCGCGGGTGAGCTGAGCGGCCCACGCACACCCGGGCTCACGGTGCGGCGCACCAGCCGGGAAGAGGCGGATCGGTGGGCCGGGGTCGCGGCGGAGGGGTGGGCGAGCGAGGCCCCGGAGCTGGGCGACTTCATGCTCGCGCTGGGCCGCATCAGCGCCAACGCCGAGGGCTACCACGGCTTCCTGGCCGAGCTGGACGGCGAGCCGGTGGCGGCGGGCGGGCTCAGCCTGGGCGAAGGGGTCGCGCTGCTGGCGGGCGCGAGCACCATCCCCGCGGCGCGCAGGCAGGGTGCGCAGCTCGCCCTCCTGCAGGCCCGCCTCCGCTTCGCCGCCGAGCAGGGCTACCCGCTGGCGATGATGGGCGCCCTGCCTGGAAGCGCCTCGCAGCGCAACGCCGAGCGGCAGGGCTTCCGCATCGCGTACACGCGCATCAAGTGGCAGTTGCGGAGGGCGTAG
- a CDS encoding class I SAM-dependent methyltransferase, whose amino-acid sequence MSIENVSDTARWVAVYRAMETERPDAHFRDPWARRLAGVKGEEIVRELPGAAALAWAMIVRTAALDEMIRDTVREHEIDLVLNLAAGLDTRAWRLELPAGLRWVDVDLQGILSHKMEVMRSETPRCRYETAPCDLTVEAERSALFSRLGRDSRSALVVTEGLLIYLGEEEVGALASALAAESAFQWWLTDLASPMMLELATKRWGKQLGRGNAPFRFAPAVGPAFFEPFGWREELWRSTVDEARRLRREMRGTWFRRIVFRFLPREKREEIRRFQRFLLLRRTGSPGGPGAATYPVDPR is encoded by the coding sequence ATGAGCATCGAGAACGTGTCGGACACGGCCCGCTGGGTGGCCGTGTACCGCGCGATGGAGACGGAGCGGCCGGACGCGCACTTCCGCGACCCGTGGGCGCGGCGCCTGGCGGGGGTGAAGGGCGAGGAGATCGTGCGCGAGCTTCCGGGCGCCGCCGCGTTGGCGTGGGCGATGATCGTGCGCACGGCCGCGCTGGACGAGATGATCCGCGATACCGTCCGCGAGCACGAGATCGACCTCGTCCTGAACCTGGCCGCGGGGCTGGACACGCGCGCCTGGCGGCTGGAGCTTCCCGCCGGGCTGCGCTGGGTGGACGTGGACCTGCAGGGAATCCTGTCGCACAAGATGGAGGTGATGCGGAGCGAGACGCCGCGGTGCCGCTACGAAACCGCGCCCTGCGACCTGACCGTGGAGGCGGAGCGCTCGGCCCTCTTCTCACGGCTGGGGCGGGATTCGCGGAGCGCGCTCGTGGTCACGGAGGGGCTCCTCATCTACCTGGGCGAAGAGGAAGTGGGTGCGCTCGCCTCGGCGCTGGCCGCGGAAAGTGCCTTCCAGTGGTGGCTTACCGACCTCGCGTCGCCAATGATGCTGGAGCTGGCGACGAAGCGCTGGGGGAAGCAGCTCGGCCGGGGAAACGCGCCCTTTCGCTTCGCCCCGGCGGTTGGCCCCGCCTTCTTCGAGCCCTTTGGCTGGCGCGAGGAGCTCTGGCGCAGCACGGTGGACGAGGCGCGCCGCCTGCGCCGCGAGATGCGGGGGACGTGGTTCCGCCGCATCGTATTCCGCTTCCTCCCCAGGGAGAAAAGGGAGGAGATCCGCCGCTTCCAGCGCTTCCTCCTGCTGCGCCGCACCGGCTCCCCTGGCGGGCCCGGCGCCGCGACCTACCCTGTCGATCCAAGATGA
- the lepB gene encoding signal peptidase I gives MNAPTPENADEPLFGRSLPRRHGWVAAVLSLIGPGLGHVYAGRGRRGLALVLGGLMAAVAAVFLSMFVRVPSLRVLLILVPFAVILGLGADAYRAAASARNPFWGKWYNRWYVYVGIWLAGVVLQPLVHGAIVGHVAQAFSIPSTAMEPTLLPGDYMLTVPIRTGSIGRGIPVVFQTPDGAYIQRVAAVPGDTVEMRRKVLFIDGRPRREPYVQHIDPATEPSDERMDWQEEFLAYPHPAYQPTRDNWGPLVVPDQQYLLLGDNRDNSLDGRYIGFVPGDGIRQRPVWIYFSRDAVEGEYRWSRLGRGIE, from the coding sequence GGCGCCACGGGTGGGTCGCCGCCGTGCTCTCGCTGATCGGTCCGGGGCTGGGGCACGTGTACGCCGGGCGCGGAAGGCGCGGGCTCGCTCTGGTGCTCGGCGGTTTGATGGCGGCGGTGGCGGCCGTCTTCCTTTCCATGTTCGTGCGCGTTCCCTCGCTTCGCGTTCTCCTCATCCTGGTTCCGTTCGCCGTTATACTGGGCTTGGGGGCGGATGCGTACCGCGCGGCCGCATCAGCCAGGAATCCGTTCTGGGGAAAGTGGTACAACCGCTGGTACGTCTACGTGGGGATCTGGCTCGCCGGTGTCGTCCTCCAGCCGCTGGTCCACGGCGCGATCGTTGGTCACGTGGCACAGGCGTTCTCCATTCCGAGCACCGCGATGGAGCCGACCCTCCTGCCCGGCGACTACATGCTCACGGTGCCGATACGAACCGGGTCGATCGGCCGCGGAATCCCCGTGGTTTTTCAGACCCCCGACGGGGCCTACATCCAGCGCGTCGCGGCGGTCCCCGGCGACACCGTGGAGATGCGGCGCAAGGTGCTGTTCATCGACGGCCGGCCGCGACGCGAGCCGTACGTCCAGCACATCGATCCCGCGACGGAGCCGAGTGACGAGCGGATGGATTGGCAGGAGGAGTTCCTGGCGTATCCTCATCCGGCATACCAACCGACGCGCGACAACTGGGGACCCCTCGTCGTGCCGGACCAGCAGTACCTCCTCCTGGGCGACAACCGCGACAACTCCCTGGACGGCCGCTACATCGGCTTCGTGCCTGGCGATGGAATCCGGCAGCGGCCGGTTTGGATCTACTTCTCGCGAGACGCGGTGGAAGGCGAGTACAGGTGGAGCCGGCTCGGGCGTGGCATCGAATGA